The following nucleotide sequence is from Nitrospirota bacterium.
TGGTCGAGTCAATCACGGCGGCCGGCGCCTGCGACGGCAACACCGCGACTGCCGCAATGACTGCAGCCAGGGGGAAGAGCGTTGTAAGTATCGTCCGTCGCACGTGAGCGAGTGGCCGAATCCGCGCTGCTCCAGCTGCCGTCGCGTTTATGCCGTCACCATTGGTGAGATCTTGAGGTTTTGATGAGGTGTCGCTCGAAGTCCAGTAGCAAGGGGCAAATCTCGTAAACCAGCAGAAGGCTTTGGTGAATTTGCACGGTCCATGCCATATCGCATGTCGGGAAACCGTAGGTAAGAGAACACATAATTGGTTCGTTTTTGAGTCTTTCTGGTGTGGGCCCCGTCCCTGTCACCCTCCCTGGAGGCCCTAAAGTGGAACGTTCTCGCCCCGATTCCCATAGGCGCGGCGCTTGCCCCGTTGAAGAGACCAGCCGAGGGATCGAAACATTCGGCCGGGAAAGGCCATCAGGCCCAAATTTTCGTGGGTTTACGACAAAATCTGGTGGGAAAAAGAGGAAGAAAAATAGGAAAAAAAGGGAGGCCCGAAGCGGGCCTCCCTCAGAACCTAGGCGGGTCTACTGAATCGGGAGCGAGTTATTTCTCGCCACCGAGCGAGCGAACGTAGGTAATTACCTCCCACGCCTCTTGATCGTTGATCATGGCAGGGTTGTACGAAATCATCCCAGTCCCTGGGCTGCCGTTCTTCACCACCCAGAACATCTCACCGGGCGTGCGGACCTTGTTGAACTCCGGGTTGGTGAAGTTGCGCGGAGACGGATCAAGCGCGGCTCCGGCAGGGCCATCACCCTTCCCCGTGTTGCCATGGCAGGTAAAGCACGTTCCCTTGCCCTCGAAGATGGCCTTGCCTTTTGCAAGGACATCCGGCGTCGGTTTGAGCGGATTCTTCATGTCCTTCGCCTTCTGCAACTCGGCAGCCGGCACGCGGGACATCTTGATGTCCTTCTCAGCCGCCGTGGCCACGCCGGCTGCGAAAGCTAACCCGATCACTCCCGCAATCACCACACCTGTGCTCTTACCCATGGACCGTTCCTCCCTCTGCAATGAATGAAGTGAGCCCCCGACCTCGACGACTACTCGACCTTCACGGTGACCGACGCCTTGGCATCGAGCGGCTCATGGTCGCTGCTGTACGCCTGGACCGTGATCTCGTGTGTTCCCTTTGGCAACCCCTTGATAACCGTCGACGTCCCTGTTTTCACCGGTTTCATTTGCCCGCGATCCACAAAGACGTGGACATGATCCGCCCGACCGGCTTTCTCTTGCGTCCACGTGACCGTCACGTCGCTCCCCACCACCTCGTTCGGTTTGGGGGAGACGATGGCCACGCTCCCGTCCGCTGCCCACGTCATGTCGACGGCAACGAACGACACCCCAACGGCCCAAACCACCGCCATCAACGCGCGACGACCGATCACAGCGACTCTCGCCACCCACGGGCGGCCGAGGTTCGCCTCTTCAGACGAGATCCGGAACCGAATATTCAACGCCCGACGCCCGGTCACGACCCCGATTGCGCCAAGCTTCGTTCGTAGAGCAAAATGAGCCACGCCTCCTCTTCATCGATGACGCTGCCGACCAGCGGAACCATGGCCGTTCCCGCGCTCCCGTTCTTCAAGACCCACATCAACTCTCCGTCGGTACGCGCGCGGTGAAACGCCGCGTTCGTAAAATTTCTCGGCGAGGGATCCAGGCCCACAGCCGCGGAGCCGTCGCCCACCCCGGTCTGACCGTGGCACACGAAACAGGTACCCTTCCCGTGATACAGCCCGTCGCCCTTGGCAATATTCTCCGGAGTGGCCGGAAACGGATTGGTCATCGCCTTGGCGGCTTCCATCTCCTGCTTCGGAACGCGGGCTTGAAGAGGATCGCGTTCAGCCGCCGTCAGCGTCGCGGGAAGGAGCACCAGCACACAAAGAGCACCGACCGACACCACCCACCACATACCATCCCGACCGCATCCCGAGGACGCCTCTTTAACGGGGCGGGATCTTAAAGAAATCCCCCCACCTTGTCAAGCAGGGCGGCTTCTCGCGCGTGGGTGGTTCCCCGTGCGACGAGAGAGGCACCCCGGGCCCGCGTGACGCGGTGCTATACTGAACACGCCCACGACGGATGTCCCCACGGATGAACAACCCGAGCGAGCAACACTACGACCTGGTCGTCATCGGCGCCGGCCCGGCCGGTCAGAAGGGCGCGGTCCAGGCGGCCAAGCTCAAGAAGACCGTGGCCATCGTCGAAAGAGAATCCTCCCCCGGAGGGATCTGTCTTTATACCGGGACGCTCCCCAGCAAGACCTTGCGCGCGACCGTGCTGCTCTATCAGGGATTCCGGAAACGCACCTTCCGCGGCATCTCTTGCAGCATGAGCCCTGAGGCCACCCTGGCCGATTTGATGTATCACAAAGACAGCGTTATCGATCACGAGCGTCTGATTATCTCCGACCAACTCTCCCGCAACTCGGTCCGGGTGATCCATGGTCAGGCCAGGCTCCTTGACTCCCATCGGGTGGAGGTATCCGGCGCTCAGAGCGCACCCACGGTCCTGCACGGCGCCTTCATCTTGATCGCGACGGGTACGCGACCGACCCACCCACCCTACATTGACGCGGTCGTTCCACCGATCTATGACAGCGATACGATCCTGCAAATCAAACGGATCCCACGCACGCTGACCGTGTTGGGGGGCGGAATCATCGGATGCGAATACGCGTGTATGTTCGGCGCACTCGGCACCAGGGTAACGCTGGTGGACCGCCGCAAGACGCTCCTGCAGTTCATGGACGACGAGATCGTCGCCGCGTTGTGTTTCCAGATGCGGAACATGGGCATGACGCTCGCACTCGGGGAAGAGATTGACGCCGTTGAGGTCACCGGCCCCGATACCGTCGTCACCAGGCTGCAAAGTGGAACGGCGATCACAAGCGAGGCCGTCCTGAGCGCCGCGGGCCGCACCGCGTGTGTGGAGGGTATCGGTCTCGAGAACGTCGGCGTGTCGTTGAAGAACGGCAACCTGATCAGAGTGAATGAATCGTTTCAAACCGCTGTTCCGCACATCTACGCCGCGGGTGATGTCATCGGGTTCCCGAGCCTCGCCTCGACGTCCATGGACCAGGGCCGGATTGCGGTGTGCCACATGTTCAACCACGCAACCCTGTCGTTCTCCGATCTGTTGCCATACGGCGTCTATACGATTCCGGAGATCTCGGTCGTGGGAAAGACGGAGCAACAGCTCACGGAACAGTCGGTGCCTTATGAAACCGGCGTCGCCCGTTTTCGCGAAATCGCGCGAGGACAAATCCTAGGAGAGACCGAAGGACTCCTGAAGCTGATCTTTGACCGGGATACACGGGAGCTCTTGGGCGTCCATGTAATCGGTGAGGGCGCGACCGAACTCGTACACATCGGTCAAGCCGTCATCGCGCACGGGGGGAAGATCGACTACTTTGTGAACACTGTCTTTAACTATCCGACGCTCGCCGAAGCGTACAAGGTCGCGGCGCTCAACGGCATCAACAAACTCCACTGATCACCGACCTTTCCGCTCAGGCCGTGCCTCCTGGCAGCAAACGCTCCGCGGCGTATCGCGCTGCGCCGAGCAGGGGAGCGCGTGGATTGGTCACGACTTTCACCGGAATCGCCTCCAGCCAGTCGCGGTAGCGACCTTTCTGCGCGAACCCGGCCATGAACGCCCCGTCCTTGAGTTTGTCGATGATTTTCGGCGCAATCCCGCCCCCGACAAACACCCCGCCGATCGCGTACGCCTTGAGCGCCAAGTTGCCGGCCTCCGCGCCGTAGAGCGAGACGAAGAGATCGAGCGCTTCCACGCACAGCGGGTGTTCTTTGGCCAAACCGAGGCGCGTCACCACGGCGCTCACGTCGTCCGTCGCGAGTCGGTCTCGCAGCCACGAGGGTTCCTCGGCAACCCCCGCGTGGAGCAGATAGCGATAGATATGGTAGACGCCGGGCCCCGAGACCACGCGTTCGCAACTGACGCGGCCGAATTCAGCGCGCAGAAATCGCAAGAGATCGATCTCGCGGTCGGTTCTCGGCGCGAAATCCGCATGCCCGCCTTCCGATGGAATCGGGAGGTAGCGACGACCATCCCAGGCTAGGACCGACTCGCCGAGCCCGGTTCCCGCGGCAATCACCGCGATGTTGCCTCTGGTCGGCACGCCGCGGTTGATCACTACGAATTCATCATCCCGCAGGTACAACATCCCAAAAGCCGCGGCCTCGACGTCGTTGAGCAACTTGGCGACCGGGGCGCCGACCGTCGCCGTCAATTCCCGCTCGTCCAACACCCACGGGAGGTTTGTCGTGC
It contains:
- a CDS encoding c-type cytochrome — its product is MGKSTGVVIAGVIGLAFAAGVATAAEKDIKMSRVPAAELQKAKDMKNPLKPTPDVLAKGKAIFEGKGTCFTCHGNTGKGDGPAGAALDPSPRNFTNPEFNKVRTPGEMFWVVKNGSPGTGMISYNPAMINDQEAWEVITYVRSLGGEK
- a CDS encoding Ig-like domain-containing protein, which translates into the protein MARVAVIGRRALMAVVWAVGVSFVAVDMTWAADGSVAIVSPKPNEVVGSDVTVTWTQEKAGRADHVHVFVDRGQMKPVKTGTSTVIKGLPKGTHEITVQAYSSDHEPLDAKASVTVKVE
- a CDS encoding c-type cytochrome — protein: MWWVVSVGALCVLVLLPATLTAAERDPLQARVPKQEMEAAKAMTNPFPATPENIAKGDGLYHGKGTCFVCHGQTGVGDGSAAVGLDPSPRNFTNAAFHRARTDGELMWVLKNGSAGTAMVPLVGSVIDEEEAWLILLYERSLAQSGS
- the sthA gene encoding Si-specific NAD(P)(+) transhydrogenase yields the protein MNNPSEQHYDLVVIGAGPAGQKGAVQAAKLKKTVAIVERESSPGGICLYTGTLPSKTLRATVLLYQGFRKRTFRGISCSMSPEATLADLMYHKDSVIDHERLIISDQLSRNSVRVIHGQARLLDSHRVEVSGAQSAPTVLHGAFILIATGTRPTHPPYIDAVVPPIYDSDTILQIKRIPRTLTVLGGGIIGCEYACMFGALGTRVTLVDRRKTLLQFMDDEIVAALCFQMRNMGMTLALGEEIDAVEVTGPDTVVTRLQSGTAITSEAVLSAAGRTACVEGIGLENVGVSLKNGNLIRVNESFQTAVPHIYAAGDVIGFPSLASTSMDQGRIAVCHMFNHATLSFSDLLPYGVYTIPEISVVGKTEQQLTEQSVPYETGVARFREIARGQILGETEGLLKLIFDRDTRELLGVHVIGEGATELVHIGQAVIAHGGKIDYFVNTVFNYPTLAEAYKVAALNGINKLH
- the glk gene encoding glucokinase codes for the protein MILAGDIGGTKTVLALVHPEAGRFEIAREETFSSRQHAHFEELLSVFLEHGERAVVSAVCLGVAGPVREGRCRTTNLPWVLDERELTATVGAPVAKLLNDVEAAAFGMLYLRDDEFVVINRGVPTRGNIAVIAAGTGLGESVLAWDGRRYLPIPSEGGHADFAPRTDREIDLLRFLRAEFGRVSCERVVSGPGVYHIYRYLLHAGVAEEPSWLRDRLATDDVSAVVTRLGLAKEHPLCVEALDLFVSLYGAEAGNLALKAYAIGGVFVGGGIAPKIIDKLKDGAFMAGFAQKGRYRDWLEAIPVKVVTNPRAPLLGAARYAAERLLPGGTA